The Tamandua tetradactyla isolate mTamTet1 chromosome 23, mTamTet1.pri, whole genome shotgun sequence genome includes a window with the following:
- the SLC29A4 gene encoding equilibrative nucleoside transporter 4 — protein sequence MGSAGSQRLKEPSVASTPDGPRVTSGGGFDSSQLEEEAAGGAAERLDSVSLAFALEEPVPDDRYHAIYFAMLLAGVGFLLPYNSFITDVDYLHHNYPGTSIVFDMSLTYILVALVAVLLNNVLVERLSLHARITVGYLLALGPLLFISVCDVWLQLFSHGQAYAINLAAVGTVAFGCTVQQSSFYGYTGMLPKRYTQGVMTGESTAGVMVSLSRILTKLLLPDERASTLIFFLVSAGLELLCFLLHLLVRSSRFVLYHTSRPRDGRPNARAGLGRAPRYRVHHDVATGDVHFEHQAPALGGSGAPKDSPSHEVAGGGTYVRFDVPRPRAERSWPTLRALLLHRYVVARVIWADMLSIAVTYFITLCLFPGLESEIRHCVLGEWLPILIMAVFNLSDFVGKILAALPVDWRGTHLLACACLRVAFIPLFVLCVYPSGAPALRHPAWPCVFSLLMGISNGYFGSVPMILAAGRVGPKQRELAGNTMTVSYMAGLTLGSAVAYVTYSLARNAHRSCSHVAVTNASLPSGP from the exons ATGGGCTCGGCCGGAAGCCAGCGCCTCAAGGAGCCCAGTGTGGCCAGCACGCCCGACGGGCCTCGGGTGACCAGCGGCGGCGGTTTTGACAGTTCCCAGCTGGAGGAGGAGGCGGCTGGGGGGGCGGCCGAGCGCCTGGACTCTG TGTCCCTGGCCTTCGCGCTGGAGGAGCCGGTGCCCGATGACCGCTACCATGCCATCTATTTCGCCATGCTGCTGGCCGGGGTGGGCTTCCTGCTGCCCTACAACAGCTTCATCACCGACGTGGACTACCTGCATCACAACTACCCAG GGACCTCGATTGTGTTTGACATGAGCCTCACCTACATCCTGGTGGCGCTGGTGGCCGTGCTTCTGAACAACGTCCTGGTGGAAAGGCTGAGCCTGCATGCCAGAATCACCGTGG GCTACCTCTTAGCCTTGGGCCCCCTCCTCTTCATTAGCGTCTGTGACGTGTGGCTGCAGCTCTTCTCCCATGGCCAGGCTTATGCCATCAACCTGGCCGCCGTGGGCACCGTGGCCTTTGGCTGCACAG TGCAGCAATCGAGCTTCTACGGGTACACGGGGATGCTGCCCAAGCGGTACACGCAGGGGGTGATGACTGGGGAGA GTACCGCGGGGGTGATGGTCTCGCTGAGCCGCATCCTCACCAAGCTACTGCTGCCGGACGAGCGGGCCAGCACGCTCATCTTCTTTCTGGTCTCCGCGGGCCTGGAGTTGCTCTGCTTCCTGCTGCACCTGCTGGTGCGGAGCAGCCGCTTCGTGCTCTACCACACCTCCCGGCCCCGCGACGGCCGCCCCAACGCCAGGGCCGGCCTGGGCCGCGCGCCCCGCTACCGCGTGCACCACGACGTCGCCACTGGGGACGTCCACTTC GAACACCAAGCCCCAGCCCTGGGCGGCAGTGGAGCCCCAAAGGACAGCCCGTCCCATGAGGTGGCCGGCGGGGGTACCTATGTGCGCTTCGACGTGCCGCGGCCGCGAGCCGAGCGGAGCTGGCCCACGCTCAGGG ccctgctgCTGCACCGCTACGTGGTGGCCCGCGTCATCTGGGCGGACATGCTCTCCATTGCGGTCACCTACTTCATCACGCTGTGCCTGTTCCCCGGGCTGGAGTCCGAGATCCGCCACTGCGTCCTGGGCGAGTGGCTGCCCATTCTCATCATGGCCGTTTTCAACCTCTCCGACTTCGTGGGCAAG ATCCTGGCGGCCCTGCCCGTGGACTGGCGGGGCACGCATCTGCTGGCCTGCGCCTGCCTGCGCGTCGCCTTCATCCCCCTCTTCGTACTGTGCGTCTACCCTAGTGGCGCCCCCGCCCTGCGCCACCCCGCCTGGCCCTGTGTCTTCTCCCTGCTCATGGGGATCAGCAACGGCTACTTCGGCAGCGTGCCCATGATCCTGGCGGCAGGCAGGGTGGGCCCCAAGCAGCGAGAGCTGGCAG GGAACACCATGACCGTGTCCTACATGGCGGGGCTGACGCTGGGCTCGGCCGTGGCCTATGTTACCTACAGCCTCGCCCGCAACGCGCACCGCAGCTGCTCCCATGTCGCCGTCACCAACGCCTCCCTCCCCTCGGGCCCCTGA